GGGGCAGGAACCCGTTGCCGGTCGGGGGGATGAAGACCAAGGCATTGAACTGCACGGGCGCGTCCACGGCCTGATGCACCACGGCGATGGGTTCGGCCTGGTCATAGGTCAGGAAGGTGTAGAATTCCTTGTATTGCTCGGGCTTGATCTGGAATTTGGGTTCACGCCAGAGTGCGGGGACGGTATTCACGCGCTCGTCGTCCACGTAGATGGGATAGCGCACGAAGTTGGAATGGGTCTTGATGATCCGCTTCAAGGTTTCGGGATCAGTGAACTGATCGGCCAGGTCCGGATTGAGACGGATTTCAATGTGGGTGCCACGCTCGGGGGCGTTTGCCGCATCCGCGTCAGCGAGTTCGTCGATGACGTAGGCGCCTTTGCCGTCCGAGGTCCAGCTCAGGGCCGGGCCGCCCTGATGGGAGCGGGTGGTCAGCACCACTTCGTCGGCCACCATGTACACGGAATAAAAGCCCACGCCAAAGCGTCCGATGAGGTCGGCCACGGCGTTTTCATCTTTTTCCTTGGCCTCGGTCAATTCCTTCATGAACGCGGCCGAACCGGAATGGGCGATGGTGCCGATGTTTTCCACCAGCTCCTCGCGGGTCATGCCCACGCCCGTGTCCTCGATGAACAGTTTTTTGGCTTCCTTGTCGGCGTGGATGCGGATTTCAAGGTCCGGTCCGTCCTCTTCGGCCTGGGCCGTGTGTCCGGTGGCGTGGCGGTATTTGTCCAGCGCGTCGGACGCGTTGGAAACCAGCTCGCGCAGAAAGATGTCCTTGTTGGTGTAGAGCGAATGAACCAGGATGTTCAAAAGCTGCTGGATTTCAGCTTTGAACTCGTAGGTGTCCTTGGATGCCATGCTCGTGCCTCCTTGCTGCGGGCGCGTCTTGGGACGGACGCCCGGGATGTTTTTGGGAAGCCGGGGCGATCCCGAGCCGCGCGCGGCAAGGCGCTGACGACGGAGAAAAGGAAAAGGGGGATTCCCGCGACTGCGGGTCAGGTAGTCACTTTCCGTATCTTGTCAAGAAGATACTTCTCCAGTTCCCGGCGATCCTTGCGCAGGCGCACGAGTTCGGATTCCATAACCTGGAGTTTTTCGCGCAGTTCACGGTTTTCCTCGCGCAATTCGTCCAGTTCTTCGTGCTGGCCTTCCACCAGTGCGCAGGTGCGGTCCAGCTCGGTGCGGACCATGAGCATGTCTTCCTCGGTCTGGTGCGGATCGTGCCGGGAGCCGCTTTCGCCTGCCTGAGCGTCCGAGGATTGCGGCACGTCACGCAGGGCGTTGCTGATGGATCGACCGATTTCCAGGCCGATGGCCTGGGCCAATTGCGCAATTTGGTCCGGGGAGAAGGATTGTGTGGCGGGGGCGTTGGATGCATAGGCCGAAGCCTCGGCCTGGGGCTGTTCCGCCTGGGGGGTTATGGCGCAGGTACCAGCCAGCTGATCCATGACATCCTTGGCCGTGTACCCTTCCTTGAGCATGCGGGCGATGTCCGCAAAAATTTCCACGGCTTCGGGTTTGAATCGTTTTTGCCGGTTTTGTCCCACGCTGGGCAGGTACTGGGCGAAGCGGTTTTTCCAGTAATGCACAGTGGATTCGGGCACATCGAGCTGCCGCGAAATTTCGGCCACGGAAAGCAGTTTCTTCCTGGTCACGCCCACTCCCTGGAATAATTCAGACTACGTATGAGTCCTAACCGAAAGCCGAAACAGAGACAAGGGGGCTTGGGAC
The Paucidesulfovibrio gracilis DSM 16080 DNA segment above includes these coding regions:
- a CDS encoding MerR family transcriptional regulator, which codes for MTRKKLLSVAEISRQLDVPESTVHYWKNRFAQYLPSVGQNRQKRFKPEAVEIFADIARMLKEGYTAKDVMDQLAGTCAITPQAEQPQAEASAYASNAPATQSFSPDQIAQLAQAIGLEIGRSISNALRDVPQSSDAQAGESGSRHDPHQTEEDMLMVRTELDRTCALVEGQHEELDELREENRELREKLQVMESELVRLRKDRRELEKYLLDKIRKVTT